Below is a window of Flavobacterium sp. CFS9 DNA.
TTCCAAAATCAGCAGTAGAAAAACGCAGGTTTGGCATATGATCAATTAAGACGGTACAGAGCTTTCGGTTTGCGGGATTCTTAATATTGCTCGGGAACATACTGGTTTGAGTCAGTATAGTAATCAAATTGTTTAGTTTATCAATGGGCTGCATTCCGCCTCCTACGTCACTTCCGATAATGATATCCGCTCCCATTTGTTGAGCAACATCAGTAGGGAAATTGTTTAATACACCACCGTCTACCAGTACTGTTTGTCCATAAGGCATGGGTTTGAAAATAGCCGGCAGCGACATGCTGGCTCTCATGGCATAAGCTAAATTTCCTTTGCTTAAAATGACTTCTTTCCCTTCTGATAAATCGGTAGCCATGGCTCTAAAGGGTATCGACAGACTGTCAAAATCTTTAATATTATAGACCGGGAAGGTTAATTCAGAAAGATATTCTCTTAAATTCTGATCATTTAACAACGAGCCAATACTGTTGAGTTTTTTATCTTTAATTCCAATTCCAACCAGATATTGCTGAAATTCTCTTTTTTCCTCGACGCTAACAGATCGTAACGACTGGCCGCCTCCAAGCAGCTTCTCCCAATTGATTTCTTTGGTTAACTTTTCTATACTATCACCGGAATATCCCATAGCATATAGTCCGCCAATGATGCTCCCCATACTGTTTCCAACAATAAGATCCGGAACGATGTGTAAAGAATCCAGTTTTTGTAAAAGCGGAATATGTGCAATTCCTTTTGCTCCACCACCACTTAATACTAAAACGACTTTAGGTTTCTTTTCCTGAGAAAGACCAATCTGAGAGATCGTAAGTAAAAAAAATAAGATCAAGAAATAAGGTGTTTTTTTCAAAATTACATCGTTTAAGTAGTTGAGAAACTGAGACTTATTTGTGGTTAAAATTAGGGGCTTATTTTTTAAAAAGTACAGTTTTTAAGAAAATGTTTTGTTCAAATATAAAAAGATCTTTTGTCATCTAAGGCTTTTAAAAACAAAACCCGACAGATTTTAAAAATCTGTCGGGTTTTAATAGGTAATTGAAGAAATCTAAAAAATAGAAATCTGCAATCTAAAATATTAATATCTGTAGTATTCCGGTTTGAATGGACCTTTAACTTCAACACCAATATAAGCAGCCTGATCTTCGCGAAGAACTTCAAGTTCAACTCCTAATTTAGCTAAGTGTAAAGCAGCTACTTTTTCATCTAAATGTTTTGGTAACATATAAACGTCATTGTTGTAAGCAGCACTGTTGTTCCATAATTCGATTTGAGCCAAAGTCTGGTTTGTAAATGAGTTACTCATTACAAAACTTGGGTGACCTGTAGCACAACCTAAGTTTACTAAACGACCTTCAGCCAAAATGATGATGTCTTTTCCGGCGATAGTATATTTGTCAACTTGTGGTTTGATTTCGATTTTAGAAGCACCGTGGTTCTTGTTCAACCAAGCCATATCGATTTCGTTATCGAAGTGTCCGATGTTACAAACAACAGTTTTGTCTTTCATTTGCTCGAAGTGCTCTCCAAGAACGATATCTTTATTTCCTGTAGTCGTAATGATGATATCAGCATTAGCAATTACAGTGTTTAATTTTTTAACTTCATAACCGTCCATTGCAGCTTGTAAAGCACAAATTGGATCAATTTCAGTAACTGTTACAATAGATCCTGCACCTCTGAAAGAAGCAGCAGTTCCTTTACCTACGTCACCATATCCGCAAACTACAACTCTTTTTCCAGCTAACATTAAGTCAGTTGCACGACGAACAGCATCAACAGCAGATTCTTTACAACCGTATTTGTTGTCAAATTTAGATTTAGTAACAGAGTCGTTAATGTTAATTGCAGGCATTGGTAAAGTTCCGGCTTTTACTCTTTCGTAAAGTCTGTGAACACCAGTAGTAGTTTCTTCAGATAAACCTTTAATTCCAGGAACTAATTCCGGGTAACGGTCAATAACCATGTTTGTTAAATCTCCACCGTCATCAAGAATCATGTTCAATGGTTTTCTGTCTTCACCAAAGAATAAAGTTTGCTCAATACACCAGTCAAATGATTGCTCATCAAGACCTTTCCATGCATAAACCTGAATTCCTGCAGCAGCAATAGCAGCAGCAGCCTGATCTTGAGTTGAGAAAATGTTACAAGAAGACCAGGTAACTTCAGCACCAAGAGCAATTAAAGTTTCGATCAAAACAGCAGTTTGAATCGTCATGTGCAAACATCCGGCAATACGAGCACCTTTCAAAGGCTGTTCGTCTTTATATTCAGCACGAAGCGCCATTAAACCTGGCATTTCAGCTTCAGCCAATTCAATTTCTTTTCTTCCCCAAGCCGCTAGAGAGATGTCTTTTACTTTGAAAGCCACAAAAGGCGTAGTTGTAGTACTCATTTATAGTATATTTGTAATTGTAAAATTTTTGCAAATTTACGGAATAGGTTTTTAATTTAGACTACTTTCTGTCAGAATTGTGAAATGTTTAATTTCTTAATCTTTAGAATATTAGTTGATTATTATAGCGGTTATATGGAGTGTAGTCGAAATAAGAAGCTAATCCTGCTGTCCACTATATCTTTTGCAGTCTCGTGAAAAAAAACAAGACTGCAAAAGGATGCCGTTCCCATCAGGGCTAAAAGACGAGAGGTTAAATAAGAAATTTCGTTTTCAAATCAGGAAAACAACTCATAACTCATAACTAAAAACTCATAATTAAAAAAGAATGCCTTTATTTCAAACCATACAATTCAACGAAACGACTAAAATCTTAGTTTGGCACATAACAGAATCATTTGAGGAGTTAGTGAGCAATGTAGTTTTAAAAGAGAAAACACAGTTGAGGTTGGACGGGATGAAATCTGTAATGCATCAGCGCGCCTTTTTGAGCGTCCGTATGCTCATTCAGGAAATGGGTTTTACCGATCAGGATTTGCACTATGATGAATTTGGGAAACCCTATTTCAATTGCGAAAATCATATCTCGATTACACATTCCCATGATTTTGCAGCGATTATCATTAGTGATAAAACAGTAGGAATAGACATGGAACTGCAACGCGAAAAAATTCTTCGAATCGCAGACAAATTTGTAGATACCGAAAACACTTATTTAAATACCGAAAACACTCCCGATTATATCAGGGAGCTGACAGTGATTTGGGGAGCGAAAGAAGCTATTTTTAAAATTAGAAACGAAAAAGGAATCAGTTTTAAAGATCATATTAGCGTAAACGCTTTTTTGTTAGATAAAAATCAAACCGAAGCCAGTCTTCATTTTAATGATCTCGCAATAGATTTTGACGTGTATTACAAAGAAATTAAATCGAATACTTCAGGGCAGAACTTTACCTTGGTGTATGCTTTTGATAAGTAGGTCCTAGTCTCCGGTCTCAGTTTTCAGTCCCAGTTTTCAGTTTTCTCAAAACCTTGTCGTTTCGACCGCAAGGAGACTCGAGCGATAGCGAACAGGCGAAGCAAATCCCACTAGTGACTCGACAAAGATTGGAGATATTTTGTTTGGAAAATCTATTGTTACTGGAAATGAGAAATAACAAAAAGCAATTTATTCACCACTGGTTTCCGCTATTTTCTTTCGATTTTCAAACATACTCAGAAACAAAAAAGTTCCCATTTTGCGGGCGCGTCGTTTTAGCGTTTCGGCATTTTCGCCTTCAAAATGTTCTTCTAAAGTCTGAAACCAATAGTTGAGCCAGATTCCGAATTCATTTGAAGTGATTCTTCCTTCAAAATGCGAATCGACTTCATTGTGTACAGTAAGGGGATTGCCATTGTATTTTCTTACGGCAAATAAGTTGCTTTCCCAAAAATCAGTAAGTTTCTCTAAATGCGCATCCCAATCTTTAATCATAGTATTGAAATAAAAGCCGATTTCATTATCGGCTCTTATTTTAGCATAAAACTGATGTACTAAAAATTTGACATCTGCCCGGTTTTCTATTTGTTTTCTCATAGTACAAAACCATTTAAAAAGATGAATAAAACACTTAAAAGCGAACTTAAAATAATAAGATTAAAAACCAATTTGTGTTTCATTTGTGCCAGAATTGAAGTGTTAGCAAAAATAGAAGCCAGAACAATAATTCCCAATTGTACCATTTGACCAATAGAAGTTCCGTGTGACAAAATGTACATTGCTGCCGCTCCTCCCAGACAGCTTTGACCAATTACCGCCATTGCAGCTGAACCCATGTAGTTTTTATTGAAAATTTCGAATGTTGTTTGATATAGTGTCATGATATTGAGTTTTTTATACTACAAAGGTACAG
It encodes the following:
- the ahcY gene encoding adenosylhomocysteinase, whose translation is MSTTTTPFVAFKVKDISLAAWGRKEIELAEAEMPGLMALRAEYKDEQPLKGARIAGCLHMTIQTAVLIETLIALGAEVTWSSCNIFSTQDQAAAAIAAAGIQVYAWKGLDEQSFDWCIEQTLFFGEDRKPLNMILDDGGDLTNMVIDRYPELVPGIKGLSEETTTGVHRLYERVKAGTLPMPAININDSVTKSKFDNKYGCKESAVDAVRRATDLMLAGKRVVVCGYGDVGKGTAASFRGAGSIVTVTEIDPICALQAAMDGYEVKKLNTVIANADIIITTTGNKDIVLGEHFEQMKDKTVVCNIGHFDNEIDMAWLNKNHGASKIEIKPQVDKYTIAGKDIIILAEGRLVNLGCATGHPSFVMSNSFTNQTLAQIELWNNSAAYNNDVYMLPKHLDEKVAALHLAKLGVELEVLREDQAAYIGVEVKGPFKPEYYRY
- a CDS encoding 4'-phosphopantetheinyl transferase superfamily protein, with product MPLFQTIQFNETTKILVWHITESFEELVSNVVLKEKTQLRLDGMKSVMHQRAFLSVRMLIQEMGFTDQDLHYDEFGKPYFNCENHISITHSHDFAAIIISDKTVGIDMELQREKILRIADKFVDTENTYLNTENTPDYIRELTVIWGAKEAIFKIRNEKGISFKDHISVNAFLLDKNQTEASLHFNDLAIDFDVYYKEIKSNTSGQNFTLVYAFDK
- a CDS encoding group III truncated hemoglobin; the encoded protein is MRKQIENRADVKFLVHQFYAKIRADNEIGFYFNTMIKDWDAHLEKLTDFWESNLFAVRKYNGNPLTVHNEVDSHFEGRITSNEFGIWLNYWFQTLEEHFEGENAETLKRRARKMGTFLFLSMFENRKKIAETSGE